The following nucleotide sequence is from Echeneis naucrates chromosome 5, fEcheNa1.1, whole genome shotgun sequence.
CTTAAGAgtgagtaaattaaaaaaaaaaaagaaaaaaaaaaaaagcaaaacataaatttAATACCTTTTTGCTGCCAAGGTCCACTGGCTGAATGCACTCTGGAGTGTTATTGCGCGTGTTGTTGACAATGGAAGAGACCGGATGAAAAGTCAAATGTTTTTAGACTGAAGCAATTTAAGGGCATCTAGACACTTCACTTCCCCAAAGTCAAGCCATTTTCTcacttcttcctctccatccagGATTGCTGGCAtccttacaaaaaaaaaaaaaaaaagaaagcaacttGTGGTGAGTTATGATTTCACACATAAATGAACATATGAGGGCTTTCTTAACAACCGAACTTACCTGTCATGGATGTTCTCTAGGTTTGGGGAAGCATTAATGGTGATTACAGTGTAAGTGTACAGGGGTTCTCCACCACCTGGAGGAGTCCAGCAGTCAAAGACTCCAGCGATTGTCAGCAACCTCCACCCAGTCCATTCACCTGATGTTTCCCCTTTCTGTCCAGCACAAATAACAGTcatattcattttgaaatgggAAAATATCACagactttgtgaaaataatgccaaatttattattttatcacttatcaaaaacatgaaaatgacaGTAAACTTGAGGCATTATCGATATAttgcataaaatgttttttgctaAATGAACAGCCGGTGGACACATGCACTATTTTGCCCAGGCTCTATTCCGACACAGGAAATTTTCAGCCATGGTATTTTCCCCTACAGCTGCATTCTCTCAGGCTTAGTTCTGAACAAAAGTCAAATTTTATTAATGTTACAGGAAACCCAGCACAAACCTCTGTGAAGCCAAGGGAGGCCTCTTCTGCAGGGCACACTGTCCCTGAGTTCTCCTTATTGCGGGCTGAGGTCATGGGGTTATCCTGATTGTCTGCCTTAGTCTGAGGGAAGTAGATGAAGAAAGgctgcttgtttttctcctgcctCTTCCACTCATAAAAACCATCAGCCACGACAACACAGCGCTGTCCTTTTGTCAGGGCGTACTTtggggagaaaataaaataatcagaggCCACAACACTGAAGACATGCTGAGGAAAGGAGCGAATCTGCAGATTCTTGTACGCACCTTGTACGACTTCTTCTCCAGTATATTCTCACTGCGGCAGTTGCTGGTGCTGTAGTGCATCTTGCTCGGATCGCTCTCCTTAAACCAAGCAGGTACGAGACCCCAACGCATGTTGGCCAACACGCACTTATCCACAGGTGCAtcctgagcacacacacaagtggagTACACGTTAACATGACAGCACTGAATACTGCAATACATGGGTGCCGAAACCCTCCCAGGTAtcacattattttcacattattattattattattattattattattatgacagTCATGCGACTCACTTAACGGTCATAAGAAACTGTGTCCCTAATTTTTTCACCAATAATGAGAAAATCGAGTTTCTTGGTGCTGCTGAGTGAAACCTTCACACGTCTGTGTTCAGAGCTGATCCTGAACCATTTCCGCAGCCTCCCTCAGTCTCTGGAGGATCTGGGGTTTTTACCTGATCGAAGTGTCTCTGGGACAGCAGGACGGGACCCATGGACTGGGGGCTCTTGTTGTAAGACGGCTGGTATTTGTCCGCATGTCCATCCCTCCAGCGGGGCCGTCTCCGCCGGCCTGCCCGGTCTCTGTAGGAGCAGGCCCGCCTCAGCTCGTCGGCAGCCAGCGTGCAGGCTGTTCTTCCGCACATCTCACGGCTGCAGCGGTTAGCACGTCACCGACCCAAAAGACTCCGTTCAAAAGCACTGCAAAGTCTACCTGCTCCCCCTGGTCTGACGTCTTTATCGCGAAGatgctggtttgtgtgtgtgtgcgctgaaCTGAGTCGCGGGGATTTGCctggacacaaacagaagagcTGATCATGTGACCTTGTAACGCAGAGGAACCCCCTCCACTGAGCGTTAATGAGCCAACATGGCGACCGGCAGGGACGAGCATCCACAACAGAAGTGAAATTAATATATTTCAGAGGTTCCACAAAATGAGAGACATGTATTTTGGATTCTCAACACTCCCATGAAACTGGCATTACTAAACTGTAGAAATAAAATCTCGCATTCAAATCTAAATTTTAGCCAACATCAGAAGTTATGTGTCAAAAGTAATTATAAACAGGACTGTATCCTGAAATCATCCATTCCAAAAGACAACGTGATTAATTTCAAACGGAGGTGAAAGCTTTCCActcacagactgaaggacaaaGGCGGCATTTCGTGTAAAAAATGGAATAGAATGTTTGCTTGTTCTCTGCAGAAGCCTTTTTCTCATGGGTTACCAGGGCAACGTCAAACGGCATCGCCCCTTCCAGGTGAAACAGATCCGGCCAGACGATAAACACACCTGAGCTTCAGCAGGTAGGATGGACCCACACCAGACCAACatgtctgctctgctgtctaATCCTCCAGTAGAGGGAGTCAGGTGGCTGCTCTGCCAGCTCacttttgaaagaaaacagcattGCTTTTAGCCAGTGAGTGATAATAGCGAGCCTAAAGAAACGTGACCTTTAACGTGTGGTGGCTGTATCGAAAGATATAAAGAATTCAGGCATTTTATTTGTGCTGAGGTTAGGCCAATGCGAGGATCTCTTCGAGCCAGCTTCGTTTCAGCAGGTAACAAAAGGAAATCAGAGTATCACATCCTGTCTGGAGCGTGAGGCACAAAGCTGACAGCTCCAACCCGACCTACTTTACAGTCCACTGCACCTGGAAAGACACCTGCAGCTCTTTACAGCATTTCACTCACTCTCTGGAAATGTGCCATTTGTCTAACATTTCTGCACGCTAATTTCTATATGATCATTTCTTACAGAAGTTTGTGTCTGCTCTAGCCATTGCGTTGAGCTAAAATAAAGGTTCCCCTGAGCTGATGGAGCCCACTGAGTCGGAACAGTCTGTCCAACCGGGCCAGGAGGGAGACCGGGTTCCTGATGGATGCTGCAAACACTGCCTAGGCAATGGTGAGAGACAACAAGCTGCAGACAAAACACTGTCCCTGTCTGAGCATCCGAAATAGCACACAAATATTactgaaaatcaaacattttcctAAAATGCATTCATAATCCCAAGGTCCTGGACTTAATTACACATTCTTGTATAACACTGATAGTACTCGTGACACTAAATTTGATACTTTCAATCCTAAAGGGATGGGAGACAACAAGACTACAAGATGTTGATAAATTTTCCCAACTGTTTTGAATAATGTCATATTGTCAAAAAAGTAAGGATTGATGCCTGTTGTTACTTGCTGCTCAATGACTCATTTATGAAGTCACTACTGTGTGGCTCATGGAGTTGACTTATACATCACAAACACTAAATTAGTCATGAGGTCACACTCTGGACATGTTGCCAAATGTTTGAACTCAGTAGATATTAAAGTTTCATGACTCTGCTCATTTTGGCTCCAAGCTGAATATGTAAAGTCTTAAGATTTAGTTACACTGTCTTGACTTTGTAATTAGATTGGGGTTTCTATCATGTAGGCTATATTTTGTATATGTTTTAACCATAGTTTACATATTTCAGCATATTAGTggagttttatttgtgttgtttttgaagaAACTTCTATGAAGGTTTTATTGAATGTTCCCCCACCTATTCTCCTTCATGCATTGGACTGCTCCCTGAAAACGACTATAAATGTTATGTCAAGCTTACAACATTTCTTTCTGGCACAGTTGGAAGACTTATTTACATGAGCCATTGTACTAATATACAGTATTCATGACAACCCTAATGTTACTGTTGCTGCAGGAGAAACTGGAGGCCCCTTCAAGGTTCACAGGGTAACAGCTGTGGACCATAATGAAGCCAAAAGCCTTCAAACCAGTAAGTATACCCTGCCAGTTGGCAAACAACACGCTTAAATGAGGGGGCTCATTCTTTGGACAGTATTCCATGAAAAGTATCATCATTAATGTTTAGAATGAGAACTAAAAGTATAAATTGCACgagacagtttattttaatttacttcatgtgtgtatgtatgtgtgtcagaTTCACTTCTTGAGGGCAAAGTTCGCTGCATTTGTGCCAGCCGGCCTGTTCTTATCATAGACAAGCTGAGGACAGCCAAGGCTCTTGTGGAAAAAGTTGTCAAGGTGAATTAACCAGACTGGATACACGCAGTGTATTTATGGTCATGTACATTTTTGATTTCACCATAAAGTCTTCCATTGTTTAGGATTCTCTTATTATTCCTCTCAGATGCATAGGGTATTCTCTGTCCGAGGCCCTTACCCTGTTGTCAGAGAGGCACTGAGGGCCAGAGGTTGGCTTGAGCAGCGCAGACACTGCCATAAAACACATGCAGGCCAGCTTCATAGCTCTTGCAGCAGAGCCACGACTAATAATCATGGTGACAGACACAACGATGACAGTGAGCATGACAACAGTTTGACTGTCAGAGAAATCAgatttcctctttcctcatAATATCTTTTTATCTCTGCATTGATTAATGTTGTCCCTTCTTTACAGGCaatgatgaaaaagaagatgatCCAGATGAACTATATGAGCTCATGGTAAAAATAAGCTTTAAGGTAACATGGGATTAAGTTCAAACTTTGGTTGCATTATTCTcattctttccctcctctcattTCATAGTGTCACATGGTGAGAAATGAAATGGTTTATTTTTACTGGACAAATCGTCAAGATGCCATTGACATCAACAgtttacagaaaacacaggtTACCAACCATTTTGCAAAAGCAGGCAGTTTCACCACCAAGGTAGATTTATCTATTATCATTTTCAACAGATAGATATTTTCTGGGTCACAGCAACCACCATCAttgcctcttcttcctctgacagGTGGGGTTGTGCATGAACTTAAGGAACTTGCACTGGTTTGACTCAGCTGACCCCGACACCTTCTTCCCTCGCTGTTACAGACTAGGAGTGCAGGATGAAAAGAATGCTTTTGTCGGTCAGATCTTTTCACTTCAGCAAATTCTCTTTGATTTTTGCCACTGCTTTGCTCTATGTCTTTGTCCTCTCTGTAGAAGACTTTAGGAGGACAGCTTGCACAAATTTGTTGAAGTGCATTGTGGAGAAAGACCAGTGTATTCAGGACGAGGGACTGAGCAGCCATCGGCCTTTTCGGGGTATGACAATTTCTCACATGCCTGCTCAAGCTTCCAATGGTAGCTGAATAAAAGGGACAaatatggttttgttttccagctatAGATCATCGtagagagaaaagaaggaaatctGGACCCATGGCCCTTTCCCAAATGATTGAAACTGCACTAAAAGTATGTCAGGAGTTCCTGGACAATCTGGAGCACAATGACATAGAAATGAACATGGAGATGCCACAAATATTGACAAAGGAGGAGTGGGCACAGTTTATTGACAGTTATTATGCTGTTGTTCAGTAAGTACCATTTATGTGTGTGATGGATTTAAATCCAAAGTTCTCTTCTGTACCTCACCAAAGTACCCCACTTTTTGCTTCTTGGCTCAGTGGCGGTACAGAGATAGAGAACAATGATCTTTTTGTCAACTGCTGCAAAGACATGTTGCAGAGGCTCAGGGAGGtcaagcctcagctggacaTAGATGGAgttcacaacatctggatcatcaaaCCTGGAGCAAAGTCCAGGGGTCGAGGTGAGAAGTCAGACACTAAAATACCATTCAAGTAATATCAGGCAAAGTTCAGGCTGACCACTTTTGTCTGTCCTAAAGGCATCAAGTGTACAAAGTATCTGCATGAGATCCTCAAGCTGGTGGACGTCAATCCAACCctcatcaaagaaaacaaatgggtGGTGCAAAAGTACCTGGAGCGGCCATTACTGGTCCACGGCACCAAATTTGATGTGCGGCAGTGGTTCCTGGTCACCAATTGGAACCCCCTGACTATTTGGTTTTATAAAAAGTGCTATTTGCGTTTCTCTACACAGCCTTACTCACTGGACACACTAGACAGGTAAGGGAGTCATAATGATAAGGGGATGTGAAACCCAAagttcatgaaaataaaaaagcagaagTGAGAGACCAAGAAAAAAGGCAATTGTACTTATGATATGACTATGCTGGGTTAGCATCATGTATATTTTGGCGGGAGATCTAATTTTGGATCCATGCTTGGCCTGAAAACGTCCACTAGCTATCTCCTTAGGgtatatttaaatttgtgtgtatttcacttttttgacATCTGCCATGCAAATGTTCATTCAACTCCCACAGAGCCAGCAGTTCTCCAACACTTTTACAAGACTATTTATTCTGCCACCATCGCTGAACAAACTCACAAATATGACAGAAAAAGGCAACAGTTATTTGGGGCAACAGTATTTGGACTATTTTCTTATATACATGGCCATTTATTCAAGTCTATACAAGAAAAAGCTCCCTGTGTGTATATCATAATACAGTATTGCAATCTGAATTAAACAAATCGAGTTTCTgctaatgttgttttgttgcataAAAACctctcttttgtcatttttatcaaATCTCAGCATAGAAAAACTGCAAATCTGAAAGATTTACAATTATGTGAGTTAAATCACTCAAACTGAAGAAAGGCAGTAGACGTGATAACTGAAACCAAGAGCTGTTATGGATTACAAGACATACAAGTTGTGACTCTATATCTGTTTATCCTTACTTCTCAACCATCCCTCAGCTAACTCACGCATCCCTAACCCTGTCCTGATTTTTTTCAGCTCTGTCCACCTGTGCAATAACTCCATCCAGAAGCACCTGAGGCCTTCCCAACAACGACATCAAGGCATCCCAACAGACAACATGTGGTCAGATGACCAGTTCAGGACCTTTCTGTCCAGCGAGGGCCAGGAAGCTCAGTGGCAGTCTGTGGTAGTTCCGGGGATGAAGAGGGCTATCATACATGCAGTACAAACAGCACAGGATCTGATGGAGTCACGCAAAAACTCCTTTGAGCTCTACGGGGCTGACTTCATGTTAGGTAGAAAAAAGTACACTGTCAGTGGCACGTATTCCACAGTACGCAACACTGTGTGATTCAACACACTTTGTCTCACTGTTTAAAAAAGCCCCTGGCACAAAATGCCATATGCTACTACAATAAACAGAAGACATGATATctagataaccaaagaaaaatctTCATCATTTAGACATTTGGATCTGTGTTACACAGGACGTGACCTGCATCCGTGGTTGATTGAAATCAATGCTAGTCCCACAATGGCACCCTCCAGCCATGTGACCTCCaaactctgtgctgctgttcaGGAGGACACGTTACGAGTCATCCTGGACTGGAGAGTTGACCATGCTGCAAGCACAGGAGACTTTCAGCTCATATATAGGCAGGTAAGGAagagtttttttcttcacattctctcaacattattttctgcatttaaGAGGCTGACACCGTGAGGGTGGCATATAGTGCTTATCACCTCTGTTCTCTAGGCAGCAATACAAGTACCACAGTTTGTCGGACTCAACCTTCTCGTAGAGGGTTTCAAGATCAAGAGCCCCTGCCTCCTTCCTCCACTGAGGTCCTCTGACATTACAGCACCAAAGAATTGCGGCTTGGCCAAGGAGAAGAAGCcagcaggaaaaaaactgaagccaCTGTCAAACAAGAAAGAGACCCAGCCTAGACACATTAGCAGCATGGTcctgccacctcctcctctccctcatgAGCCACCTATGCCCATCCCTGGTGAAACTGTCACACTTCATCTGCCAATGACTGTAAACAGGTCCATCCACTTGCTCCGCACTACTCAGCCACATTCTGTGATCACGTGTAACACAACAAAGTCAAAAGCCTGCTCAGGCAAGTTCCAACCCAGtccaagcaaacaaacaccagTGCCTCAAGGGCCCAAATAACATCCTGGAGAATTATCTAAATGCTCATTCAgtttgcactttctttttttgcagggACTTTTCACTTGTAGACTCAATAATTCAAATTAACATAactttgtctttgttattttgattttaatccACAAAAGAGGttgtcaataataataatgctaataacAATTACACTTACCACTTACATTTTAAGTCAAGTGCTGCAGTTCATGAGTGTGCAGCAAAgtgcaacattttaacattagttCATTGAAGTGCAGAAGTGATGTGGCATTTTTGTATCCAGCCACTTCCATAATTTTGGCCTATAAATGACAAAGGCTAGATCTCAGAGTTTCTTTCAACTGTTGCTTGGGACTCTGTCCTCACTCACTTAGGTCAGTGTATATAAGGAGGAAAACCTTGCAGTGAATTGTAAATATAACAGGAAGTCAGTGCACAGCAACTAAAATGGGACTATTGTGTTGTCTCCTCTTGTTGCTGGTCAGTGGCTGAGTTGCagattttctctgtattttttatttggaaagccagtaaaaagatgaaagaagtGCACAGTCAATGCATGTGTCATTCATTCACTGGGTTGCTGTAGGACAGTGATCCTCACTCTTTTTTTCACAAGAGCCACATTGGCAGAGCAAAGTCAAGGGGAGAGCCACACCTAACGTTTGACTGCTCATCCCCTCTCCAGCGTCTTCATGCAGGTTCGTTTGCTGCTTTCTTTGACTCTTTAGCCTCACTATTCGCTACAACGCCGTTTGTCTGTCCGCCCGGTTTTTGCCctttttaaaattagaaatcGACCAATGCTGTGCCCGCATCACACGCTGGATAGCGGCGCTACAGTGACGTCACCAAGTGTGACGGTGTTGTAAACAATGCCGTAAGCGCGCAGCGTTGCCAGGCTTGACAGTGAAAGAAGTATAATGCCGATGTCTGTGGTGCAGTGTTCATTGAATATTTATGTAGCACATTTGAAAAGCAATGTATTGGCTGGGTTACCATATTATAGGCTACCACATACCAAAGATTGACGAGCCGCGCAATGAGCATCTCTGTCATAGCACTTGAGGCTTAGATCCGAGCCTGTGGTGATGGATGGACCAGTGCTGATGGAGTTTGTAGCTGCAGCAGCGTATTTTTATACGTTGTGTCATGTAGATCCATTATTGTTCAGCGTGAAGTGCATCTTAATTTGAGCTGTTTCAGGAATTTGAATTTCTGCCAATTTCAGTGCTGAGAATATGATAAGCGAATCTCCGCATATTCCCATTAAAGTGTAGTTGAGTCAAACCCTAAATCCATGGTTTAGAGTAAGTGAGTGTGTATATTTGGTTTATGTGTAAGTGGGTGCACCAACCTTTTACTACAGTAGTTATCTAAGACAGCCATGATACTGAACCCATCATCTGACAATTTGAGTCAGGGCAAAAGTTTACAGTAGATATAATGTATAATGTGAACAACACTTACAAATTCAGGTCTTTGTGATGAGGTTCtcgtttttattatttttctttgtttcagtgtaAAGTGGTCATAAATGAGAGAACTGTTTCATCTCAACCAATAGTAATAATGATAAAGAAGTGTGGTTGAAGCACTATAGACACGACAAAAGGACAACCATATTTATGTGAGTCAGTTGACAGTCCATTGTGGTTTACAGAGAATAATGCTCATGCAGAAAAGGAAgacaaggaaggaaggagaaaacATACGTGCTGATGAATTAAAGTAACTTTCTTAAAGGAGTCTGTGgtaatgtgtgtatgttctgagtacaaaacacaaaatataacaaCTGACACCAGAGGGGACAGTGGGTGTAGTTTATAGAGGGGACAGTGGGTGGCGCTAACACACAGAGGGGAAGCCAGCTCCAGAGGAGACGAAGAAGAATAGCTACCTGTTTCTGTAACTCTGCTGAAAAATGGCGGCGTCCGTGTGCCGAGTCGGGAGCACGGTGGGTCGAGCCCTTGCCAAAAGCCGCAGTGTGAGTACAGATTTTAACATCCCTGAATACAAAACTTGTATATGACAAGAAACGAAAGACCCGGAAGCAAAACTATGTCGTTTTGGTCCCGCGGTCGTGAACACTAAGTGAGCTGCTGAGGGAAGTAGGAAGCTAACTAGTCGGCTAGCAGCAGCTAGCTAACGGTGAATGCAAGGTCACCTGACAAACGAGGGAGAGTCCGTAGTTACTATCAATTTATGTGTAACGTTCACGATGATTGTGTTATTCAGACCCACCCGTTGTCGTCCCAGTAGCTGCATTCCATTTACAAGGTCATCAACATTGAGACTTGTCCTCATTTGCTCCCCCGGACCGCAGCTAAGCTTCTTGGCTAACAGCGTTAGCACGGTGACTTTGTGAAGACGGATGCTGACGATGACAATCTGGGCTTTCAAAAGTCCTCAAAATGTCGATTGTTGAAGTGTCTCACAGCTGGTGGAATAATAATTTGAACGAGACGCAGTATCTACGTGTTCTGTGGGAACCTGAAAATCAGTACGCTACATGTCGTCCTTTTTCTTGTAGTGTATTTTGATGGACAGTGTTAGCTCGATTTTTACTCATTTGAACGGAATATATTTTGACGTCGTGTGCAGGTGTCGCCTGTCGTTAGTAATATGATTTGGTATATATGCTGAAGTTGGGGGTCTCAGTGCCAGCGGGCAGTCTTGAGGTTAGATTCTGTCCTCGGCCAAATATTCtcacctttgtttttttttttttatgtgaaggTTTCAATAACAATCGAGTTGAAGGCAGAGGCAACAGTGGACTTTTAACATGAGCCTTAAAATCACTGCTTCCAGCGTTACTGTTCTtgatagaaaatgttttgaaccGTCCATCAACAAGACAAGCAAcatagtaaaataataataataaaaaatcacTATATGACCATATCATGCAGTTAGTTGTTTCCAATGTGAACTGAAagtaatgttattttaaatgactCCACTTGTAGCCCATCCTGTTGTCCCTGAGGCGGGGACAGGCCTCAGTCAGCTACGCTCAGAGCCTGTTAGGAGCCCCTGAGACTCGCCTCACTGCCCTCGACAATGGTTTAAGGGTTGCATCTGAAGAGACTGGACATGCCACTTGCACTGTAAGGACACAGCAACTGCCCATAAGGGGTTGTTGGCACACTTTGATTCAGTGATACTTAATCAGTAGGAGATGTAGATGAACATGTCTCTTATTCTCCacctttctctgctcttttaGGTTGGACTGTGGATCAGTGCTGGTAGTCGCTATGAGAGTGAGAAGAACAATGGAGCGGGATTCTTCCTCGAGCATATGGCTTTCAAGGTAGACGTCAGTGACCTACCTCGTAATCAATGATCACCATTCCACAGTGTAATTTATTCACCTCTCTGATTTCCCCCAGGGGACAAAAAACCGCCCTCAGacagagctggagcagcaggtggagTCAATGGGTGCTCACCTGAGTGCCTACACCTCTCGGGAGCACACTGCATACTACATGAAGACTCTGGCCCAAGATCTTCCTAAAGGTGACATGGCATGCACACAAGCAGATACATGAAATGCatgattctgtgtttttttt
It contains:
- the hmces gene encoding LOW QUALITY PROTEIN: abasic site processing protein HMCES (The sequence of the model RefSeq protein was modified relative to this genomic sequence to represent the inferred CDS: inserted 1 base in 1 codon), with the translated sequence MCGRTACTLAADELRRACSYRDRAGRRRRPRWRDGHADKYQPSYNKSPQSMGPVLLSQRHFDQDAPVDKCVLANMRWGLVPAWFKESDPSKMHYSTSNCRSENILEKKSYKYALTKGQRCVVVADGFYEWKRQEKNKQPFFIYFPQTKADNQDNPMTSARNKENSGTKGETSGEWTGWRLLTIAGVFDCWTPPGGGEPLYTYTVITINASPNLENIHDRMPAILDGEEEVRKWLDFGEVKCLDALKLLQSKNXLTFHPVSSIVNNTRNNTPECIQPVDLGSKKKPKPTASSKMMTSWLTSSPLKRRESDTCKTKGEGESNYVNKRKSTGTLQHWLQVASKKPRTK
- the LOC115043048 gene encoding tubulin monoglycylase TTLL3-like isoform X1 → MEPTESEQSVQPGQEGDRVPDGCCKHCLGNGETGGPFKVHRVTAVDHNEAKSLQTNSLLEGKVRCICASRPVLIIDKLRTAKALVEKVVKMHRVFSVRGPYPVVREALRARGWLEQRRHCHKTHAGQLHSSCSRATTNNHGDRHNDDSNDEKEDDPDELYELMCHMVRNEMVYFYWTNRQDAIDINSLQKTQVTNHFAKAGSFTTKVGLCMNLRNLHWFDSADPDTFFPRCYRLGVQDEKNAFVEDFRRTACTNLLKCIVEKDQCIQDEGLSSHRPFRAIDHRREKRRKSGPMALSQMIETALKVCQEFLDNLEHNDIEMNMEMPQILTKEEWAQFIDSYYAVVHGGTEIENNDLFVNCCKDMLQRLREVKPQLDIDGVHNIWIIKPGAKSRGRGIKCTKYLHEILKLVDVNPTLIKENKWVVQKYLERPLLVHGTKFDVRQWFLVTNWNPLTIWFYKKCYLRFSTQPYSLDTLDSSVHLCNNSIQKHLRPSQQRHQGIPTDNMWSDDQFRTFLSSEGQEAQWQSVVVPGMKRAIIHAVQTAQDLMESRKNSFELYGADFMLGRDLHPWLIEINASPTMAPSSHVTSKLCAAVQEDTLRVILDWRVDHAASTGDFQLIYRQAAIQVPQFVGLNLLVEGFKIKSPCLLPPLRSSDITAPKNCGLAKEKKPAGKKLKPLSNKKETQPRHISSMVLPPPPLPHEPPMPIPGETVTLHLPMTVNRSIHLLRTTQPHSVITCNTTKSKACSGKFQPSPSKQTPVPQGPK
- the LOC115043048 gene encoding tubulin monoglycylase TTLL3-like isoform X2, with amino-acid sequence MEPTESEQSVQPGQEGDRVPDGCCKHCLGNGETGGPFKVHRVTAVDHNEAKSLQTNSLLEGKVRCICASRPVLIIDKLRTAKALVEKVVKMHRVFSVRGPYPVVREALRARGWLEQRRHCHKTHAGQLHSSCSRATTNNHGDRHNDDSNDEKEDDPDELYELMCHMVRNEMVYFYWTNRQDAIDINSLQKTQVTNHFAKAGSFTTKVGLCMNLRNLHWFDSADPDTFFPRCYRLGVQDEKNAFVEDFRRTACTNLLKCIVEKDQCIQDEGLSSHRPFRAIDHRREKRRKSGPMALSQMIETALKVCQEFLDNLEHNDIEMNMEMPQILTKEEWAQFIDSYYAVVHGGTEIENNDLFVNCCKDMLQRLREVKPQLDIDGVHNIWIIKPGAKSRGRGIKCTKYLHEILKLVDVNPTLIKENKWVVQKYLERPLLVHGTKFDVRQWFLVTNWNPLTIWFYKKCYLRFSTQPYSLDTLDSSVHLCNNSIQKHLRPSQQRHQGIPTDNMWSDDQFRTFLSSEGQEAQWQSVVVPGMKRAIIHAVQTAQDLMESRKNSFELYGADFMLGRDLHPWLIEINASPTMAPSSHVTSKLCAAVQEDTLRVILDWRVDHAASTGDFQLIYRQQYKYHSLSDSTFS